One segment of Variovorax sp. V93 DNA contains the following:
- a CDS encoding carbohydrate ABC transporter permease: MSARGASYEAQRRRFVRLAMAPSLLFLLVVAGLPTVFLLVTSLTPGALVNPGSLGDFSEPLRNYRLLGSDERFVGSLGVQARLSVYTVVLQVLLGTGLALLVHSGQERWQSLRHLFVIPMVLPPIVVAVIWKLIYTPDISPIYQAARMLGVTLPALTTHVDFALWSIVIADTWEWAPFTFLMVLAALQTLPAEYVEAARMDGADAWRVFGHIVLPYIAPVLLVCTLFRLIDSIKAFPLIFLLTGGGPGSVTEVTNYYAYLVAFNFGELGYSSAITVVLLAATVLISWGAMRVSRHAGGAE, translated from the coding sequence GTGAGCGCGAGAGGAGCCTCCTACGAGGCGCAGCGCCGCCGCTTCGTGCGCTTGGCGATGGCGCCGAGCCTGCTGTTCCTGCTGGTGGTGGCGGGGCTGCCCACCGTCTTCCTGCTGGTCACGAGCCTCACGCCCGGGGCGCTGGTGAACCCGGGTTCGCTGGGCGACTTCTCGGAGCCGCTGCGCAACTACAGGCTGCTGGGCAGCGACGAGCGCTTCGTCGGCTCGCTGGGCGTGCAGGCGCGGCTCTCGGTCTACACGGTCGTGCTGCAGGTGCTGCTGGGCACGGGGCTGGCGCTGCTCGTGCATTCGGGGCAGGAGCGCTGGCAATCGCTGCGCCACCTGTTCGTGATTCCGATGGTGCTGCCGCCGATCGTCGTCGCGGTGATCTGGAAGCTGATCTACACGCCCGACATCAGCCCGATCTACCAGGCCGCGCGCATGCTGGGCGTGACGCTGCCGGCGCTCACCACGCACGTCGACTTCGCGCTGTGGTCCATCGTCATCGCCGACACCTGGGAGTGGGCGCCGTTCACCTTCCTGATGGTGCTGGCCGCCTTGCAGACGCTGCCGGCCGAATACGTCGAGGCCGCGCGCATGGACGGCGCCGACGCCTGGCGCGTGTTCGGCCACATCGTGCTGCCCTACATCGCGCCGGTGCTGCTGGTGTGCACGCTGTTCCGCCTGATCGACAGCATCAAGGCCTTTCCGCTGATCTTCCTCCTGACCGGCGGCGGACCGGGCTCGGTGACGGAGGTGACCAACTACTACGCCTATCTCGTGGCCTTCAACTTCGGCGAACTCGGCTATTCGAGCGCCATCACCGTCGTGCTGCTCGCGGCCACCGTGCTGATCAGCTGGGGCGCGATGCGCGTGAGCCGCCATGCGGGAGGTGCCGAATGA
- a CDS encoding ABC transporter substrate-binding protein, protein MSLLHSLAVDTQRRRLIKAAAATAVAGAGTALAFPAIAQAKPFAGLKLRGAGYQHGFFNILRKYIPEFEQQTGMTVDLQLSAFPVYNQQADLELSSGGSAWDFCNVTFILAARWVAAGLLANLSDFAADRRLTPASWNPDDFVKGAQLPYLDKAGKAYGFAWEGGAMLMGMSRTDLMKKRGVEAPQTFDELMKVCEAVHGQDGVTGFVSSNLHHWFLPPYIHGFGGDLFANPPADIKPTLDSAAAVQATAFYSTLLSRYSPQGVLGYTEDQARAALIGGRSNIFIHSSSWVTAMLSSPESKVKDTARVVRMPAGPKGDFPAANSQGLGIPKNAKNKEAAWEFIKWALSPELTARIVKDTGHPSICRRSVIESAEYKRINTINGQDIGKLYLEVLEQPGKTRNYMAYRTVKEFPLVGDVLNKAVERVVSGQAPAADAMKTAQEAALGSLRRAGAKV, encoded by the coding sequence ATGAGCCTCCTGCACTCCCTCGCTGTCGACACGCAGCGCCGCCGGTTGATCAAGGCCGCGGCTGCCACGGCAGTGGCCGGCGCCGGCACTGCGCTGGCGTTTCCCGCCATCGCGCAAGCCAAGCCCTTTGCCGGCCTCAAGCTGCGCGGCGCCGGATACCAGCACGGCTTCTTCAACATCCTGCGCAAGTACATCCCGGAGTTCGAGCAGCAGACGGGCATGACGGTCGACCTGCAGCTGTCGGCCTTCCCGGTCTACAACCAGCAGGCCGACCTGGAGCTGTCTTCGGGCGGCAGCGCCTGGGATTTCTGCAACGTCACCTTCATCCTTGCCGCGCGCTGGGTCGCGGCCGGCCTGCTCGCCAACCTGAGCGATTTCGCGGCCGACCGCAGGCTCACGCCGGCCAGCTGGAACCCGGACGACTTCGTCAAGGGCGCGCAGCTGCCGTACCTCGACAAGGCCGGCAAGGCCTATGGCTTTGCGTGGGAAGGCGGCGCGATGCTCATGGGCATGAGCCGCACCGACCTGATGAAGAAGCGCGGGGTCGAGGCGCCGCAGACCTTCGACGAATTGATGAAGGTCTGCGAGGCGGTGCACGGGCAGGACGGCGTCACGGGCTTCGTGAGCTCCAACCTGCACCACTGGTTCCTGCCGCCGTACATCCACGGCTTCGGCGGCGACCTGTTCGCGAATCCGCCGGCGGACATCAAGCCCACGCTCGACTCGGCCGCGGCCGTGCAGGCCACGGCCTTCTATTCGACGCTGCTGTCCAGGTACAGCCCGCAGGGCGTGCTCGGCTACACCGAGGACCAGGCGCGCGCCGCGCTGATCGGCGGCCGTTCGAACATCTTCATCCATTCGAGCTCCTGGGTCACCGCGATGCTGAGCTCGCCCGAGAGCAAGGTGAAGGACACCGCGCGCGTCGTGCGCATGCCGGCCGGCCCGAAGGGCGACTTTCCCGCCGCCAACAGCCAGGGCCTCGGCATCCCGAAGAACGCGAAGAACAAGGAAGCGGCCTGGGAGTTCATCAAATGGGCACTGAGCCCCGAGCTCACCGCGCGCATCGTGAAGGACACCGGGCATCCGTCGATCTGCCGGCGCTCGGTGATCGAAAGCGCCGAGTACAAGCGCATCAACACCATCAACGGCCAGGACATCGGCAAGCTCTATCTCGAAGTGCTCGAGCAGCCCGGCAAGACGCGCAACTACATGGCGTACCGCACGGTCAAGGAATTTCCGCTGGTGGGCGACGTGCTGAACAAGGCCGTGGAGCGCGTGGTGTCGGGCCAGGCGCCGGCCGCCGATGCCATGAAGACGGCGCAGGAGGCCGCGCTCGGCAGCCTGCGGCGCGCCGGAGCCAAGGTATGA
- a CDS encoding FadR/GntR family transcriptional regulator, whose translation MSDHKTKTSKKPAATDTPARRGPLAVTEALARRVIGGEWNDESTLPTEVELAEQLGVARTSVREALTRLKAKGLLASRQKAGTRVLPRMQWNMLDEDVLRWTWSGHDRAQMAQHLMQLRRIVEPAACEIAAASAPDAAIAAIERAYRLMDAAGMDPVAYAGPDLSFHQAILSATGNPFLVAFGATIEAALRMSFELSTRQPGAPRKSLPMHRAVLDQIWARKPAAARKAMEELLGLTESNIQRGVARSGATPPA comes from the coding sequence ATGTCAGACCATAAAACAAAAACATCGAAGAAACCCGCCGCCACGGACACGCCCGCCCGGCGCGGTCCGCTGGCCGTGACGGAGGCGCTCGCGCGGCGCGTGATCGGCGGCGAATGGAATGACGAATCGACGCTGCCGACCGAGGTCGAGCTGGCCGAGCAGCTGGGGGTGGCGCGCACCTCCGTGCGCGAGGCGCTGACCCGGCTGAAGGCCAAGGGCCTGCTCGCGTCGCGGCAGAAGGCCGGCACGCGGGTGCTGCCGCGCATGCAATGGAACATGCTCGACGAGGACGTGCTGCGCTGGACCTGGTCGGGCCACGACCGCGCGCAGATGGCGCAGCACCTGATGCAGCTGCGGCGCATCGTCGAACCCGCCGCCTGCGAGATCGCGGCCGCTTCGGCGCCCGACGCCGCCATTGCCGCGATCGAGCGCGCCTACCGCCTGATGGACGCCGCCGGCATGGATCCGGTGGCCTATGCCGGGCCGGACCTGAGCTTTCACCAGGCCATTCTCAGCGCCACCGGCAATCCGTTCCTGGTGGCCTTCGGCGCCACCATCGAGGCGGCGCTGCGCATGTCCTTCGAGCTGTCGACGCGCCAGCCGGGCGCGCCGCGCAAGAGCCTGCCGATGCACCGCGCGGTGCTCGACCAGATCTGGGCCCGCAAGCCGGCCGCGGCGCGCAAGGCCATGGAAGAGCTGCTCGGCCTCACCGAATCGAACATCCAGCGCGGAGTCGCCAGGTCGGGCGCCACGCCGCCGGCCTGA
- a CDS encoding ABC transporter ATP-binding protein, whose protein sequence is MAEIQLQSISKRFGDVEVIPGIDLTMPDGQVTVLLGPSGCGKSTLLRMIAGLETPSGGQVRVGGRVVNDVPPAERGCALVFQNYALYPHKTVRQNLAFPLRMAKATAAEQERSVDEIAHKLELTPLLERYPRQLSGGQRQRVAMGRAMIRKPEVFLYDEPLSNFDLELRVKLRLEIARMQRTLKATAVYVTHDQTEAMTLADQIVVLRKGRIEQVGSPLALYRSPANLFVAGFIGTPRMNFFKIDSAQADANGTLLRLGDARVQIPRPMPGQPATLGFRAEQTRIGEPAPGEVLLELQGCETLAVEQLGDRAYCYLRSSLGELVLMAPEADANLSGTLRLAIAPGALHFFDAGGVAVGTEECLLAA, encoded by the coding sequence ATGGCAGAGATCCAGCTCCAATCCATCAGCAAGCGCTTCGGCGATGTCGAGGTGATCCCCGGCATCGATCTCACCATGCCCGACGGCCAGGTCACGGTGCTGCTCGGGCCTTCGGGCTGCGGCAAGTCCACCTTGCTGCGCATGATCGCGGGGCTGGAGACGCCGAGCGGCGGCCAGGTGCGGGTCGGCGGCCGCGTGGTGAACGACGTGCCGCCCGCCGAGCGCGGCTGCGCGCTGGTGTTCCAGAACTACGCGCTCTATCCGCACAAGACGGTGCGGCAGAACCTCGCCTTTCCCTTGCGCATGGCCAAGGCCACGGCCGCCGAGCAGGAGCGCAGCGTGGACGAGATCGCGCACAAGCTCGAACTCACCCCGCTGCTGGAGCGCTATCCGCGCCAGCTCTCGGGCGGCCAGCGCCAGCGCGTGGCGATGGGCCGCGCGATGATCCGCAAGCCCGAGGTGTTTCTCTACGACGAGCCGCTGTCGAACTTCGACCTCGAGCTGCGCGTGAAGCTGCGCTTGGAGATCGCGCGCATGCAGCGCACGCTGAAGGCCACCGCCGTCTACGTGACGCACGACCAGACCGAGGCCATGACGCTGGCCGACCAGATCGTGGTGCTGCGCAAGGGCCGCATCGAGCAGGTGGGCTCGCCGCTCGCGCTGTACCGCTCGCCCGCCAACCTGTTCGTGGCGGGCTTCATCGGCACGCCGCGCATGAACTTCTTCAAGATCGACAGCGCGCAGGCTGATGCGAACGGCACGCTGCTGCGGCTCGGCGATGCGCGCGTGCAGATACCGCGCCCCATGCCGGGCCAGCCGGCCACGCTGGGCTTTCGCGCCGAGCAGACACGCATCGGCGAACCCGCGCCCGGCGAGGTACTGCTCGAACTCCAGGGCTGCGAGACGCTGGCCGTCGAGCAACTGGGCGACCGCGCGTACTGCTACCTGAGGTCGTCGCTCGGCGAGCTGGTGCTCATGGCACCGGAGGCGGACGCGAATCTTTCGGGCACCCTGCGGCTGGCCATCGCGCCCGGCGCGCTTCACTTCTTCGATGCCGGCGGCGTGGCCGTGGGCACCGAAGAGTGCCTGCTCGCGGCCTGA
- a CDS encoding PPC domain-containing protein, with translation MPHALLRRLLMSLGCLSGFVAAPQAQAAPLGDPVMVNTATAGNQRPIYFSAGSNGEKLLIWFDAAANATYAQRIRSSGTPFLTRHQIQTPPAYANFSVDRAGNFVFGSDPGRVTAYDRNGNLLSSFQTTPDSSSTVASMDTDGNITAAYSRSASEGAPRTIAIRRFNTGGIPIGPEIIVASDAPDKLAGPSSIATDDAGNIALSFATRPGPTANQSNIMIQRFSRAGVALAPALVVSAIRSIYSSGGRIAMEPGGKSIITWSASQDDNYTWNIYARPYDANGNPGGSVRVNQRIHEGEPGPNPGIAENGDFVVSWIASSGVVGGPQSSTLAARQFRSDGTPIGDEFRVDPPQPQFGASPLLAMDPVGNFAVTWLSTSAETGWDVMARSFKMDTRPPLVQLLNNQPAQGLAGGTDSWSYYRITVPPGVAQLNINMAGPVGGGDGDMYIRLGALPSLTAWDYRPYVNGSNEAIAISNPLPGDFYIAIHGRSAYSSVGLTASYD, from the coding sequence ATGCCTCATGCCTTGCTGCGACGACTTTTGATGTCATTGGGCTGTCTGTCGGGATTTGTCGCTGCTCCTCAGGCACAGGCCGCGCCGCTCGGGGATCCCGTCATGGTGAATACCGCCACTGCGGGCAATCAGCGTCCGATCTACTTCTCCGCAGGTTCAAACGGAGAAAAACTTCTGATCTGGTTCGACGCCGCAGCAAATGCCACATACGCTCAAAGAATAAGGTCGTCAGGCACGCCTTTTCTGACAAGACACCAGATCCAGACGCCTCCGGCGTATGCAAACTTCTCGGTCGACCGCGCCGGCAACTTCGTCTTCGGAAGCGACCCAGGACGAGTCACGGCTTATGACAGGAACGGCAATCTGCTTTCCAGTTTCCAAACGACTCCGGATTCATCGAGCACGGTCGCGAGCATGGATACGGACGGCAATATCACTGCAGCCTACTCGCGCTCGGCCTCGGAAGGGGCGCCTCGTACGATTGCAATCAGGCGATTCAATACCGGCGGGATTCCCATCGGTCCTGAAATCATCGTTGCATCGGATGCCCCGGACAAACTCGCCGGCCCCAGTTCAATTGCCACCGACGATGCAGGGAACATCGCATTGTCATTTGCGACCAGGCCCGGTCCGACGGCAAACCAATCCAACATCATGATCCAGCGCTTCAGCCGCGCAGGTGTGGCGCTGGCTCCGGCACTTGTCGTCAGCGCCATCCGATCGATATACAGCTCGGGCGGCCGTATTGCCATGGAACCCGGCGGGAAATCCATCATCACCTGGAGCGCTTCCCAGGATGACAACTACACTTGGAACATATACGCCCGCCCCTATGACGCGAATGGCAACCCCGGCGGATCGGTGCGAGTCAACCAACGCATCCACGAAGGCGAACCCGGGCCGAATCCGGGGATTGCAGAGAATGGCGATTTTGTCGTTTCATGGATTGCATCGAGTGGCGTGGTCGGTGGCCCCCAAAGCTCCACGTTGGCGGCCAGGCAATTTCGCAGCGATGGAACTCCGATTGGCGATGAATTTCGAGTCGACCCGCCGCAACCGCAATTTGGAGCCAGCCCGCTGCTGGCAATGGACCCGGTGGGAAATTTTGCAGTGACATGGCTCAGCACCTCTGCCGAGACCGGATGGGACGTCATGGCGCGCTCCTTCAAGATGGACACCCGGCCACCTCTTGTGCAACTCCTGAACAACCAGCCCGCCCAAGGCCTGGCCGGCGGCACCGACAGCTGGAGCTATTACAGGATCACAGTCCCACCCGGCGTTGCGCAGCTGAACATCAACATGGCGGGCCCCGTCGGCGGTGGTGACGGCGACATGTACATCCGCCTTGGCGCACTCCCGTCGCTGACGGCCTGGGACTATCGCCCCTACGTCAACGGCAGCAACGAAGCCATCGCGATCAGCAATCCCCTGCCTGGTGACTTCTACATCGCGATCCACGGGCGCAGCGCGTACTCGTCGGTCGGCCTGACCGCGAGCTACGACTGA
- a CDS encoding alpha/beta fold hydrolase: MTTLTLRDGTELYYKDWGSGQPILFSHGWPLSADMWDAQMLFFAERGYRAIAFDRRGFGRSSQPWSGYDYDTFADDIAELIETLDLKDVILVGFSMGGGDVTRYIARKGSARVARLALISAVTPLFMKTPDHPVGPEASLFAGIRAGLAADRPQFLDDFSTLFYGTNRPGAKVSQGIFKQTLQIALQASIKATIDCVTAFSETDFRPDMAKIDVPTLVIHGDDDQVVPLEATGKLAAEMIKGSQLKVYAGAPHATCTTHKDQVNADLLAFIQA, from the coding sequence ATGACCACACTCACATTGCGCGACGGCACCGAGCTCTACTACAAGGACTGGGGCTCGGGCCAGCCCATCCTGTTCAGCCACGGCTGGCCTCTGAGCGCCGACATGTGGGACGCCCAGATGCTGTTCTTCGCCGAACGAGGCTACCGCGCGATCGCCTTCGACCGCCGCGGCTTCGGCCGCTCCAGCCAACCCTGGAGCGGCTACGACTACGACACCTTCGCCGACGACATCGCCGAGCTGATCGAGACGCTCGACCTGAAGGACGTGATCCTCGTGGGCTTCTCGATGGGCGGCGGCGACGTGACACGCTACATCGCGCGCAAGGGCAGCGCACGCGTGGCCAGGCTCGCGCTCATCAGCGCCGTGACGCCGCTGTTCATGAAGACGCCCGACCATCCCGTCGGCCCCGAGGCCTCGCTGTTCGCCGGCATCCGTGCCGGCCTGGCCGCCGATCGCCCGCAGTTCCTCGACGACTTCAGCACACTTTTCTATGGCACCAACCGCCCCGGTGCGAAGGTGTCGCAGGGCATCTTCAAGCAGACGCTGCAGATCGCGCTGCAGGCCTCGATCAAGGCCACCATCGACTGCGTGACCGCCTTCTCCGAAACCGACTTCCGTCCCGACATGGCGAAGATCGACGTGCCCACGCTCGTGATCCACGGCGACGACGACCAGGTGGTGCCCCTCGAGGCCACCGGCAAGCTCGCGGCCGAGATGATCAAGGGCAGCCAGCTCAAGGTCTACGCCGGCGCGCCGCATGCCACCTGCACCACGCATAAAGATCAGGTGAACGCGGATCTGCTGGCATTCATCCAGGCCTAG